A genome region from Pseudanabaena sp. Chao 1811 includes the following:
- a CDS encoding 2-phosphosulfolactate phosphatase family protein, producing MKIFVYHTPELVPAEGIPDCAIAVDILRATTTIATALAAGAEGVQVFSDLDELLRVSEAHPPELRIRVGERGGKTVEGFDLGNSPFDFTPEVVKGKRIFMSTTNGTRSLQKVQNAKSVLACAMINLGSVLSYLRETKPETVWIVGSGWEGSYSLEDTTCAGAIVANLENEADFGNDEAVAAATLYKAWKGEVEELFYQASHGKRLLNLNGAEDIAYCAKIDVVQVLPKQSSAGLLVAA from the coding sequence ATGAAAATATTTGTTTATCACACTCCTGAGTTAGTTCCTGCTGAAGGAATTCCAGACTGCGCGATCGCTGTCGATATTTTGCGAGCCACTACGACTATTGCTACTGCGCTTGCGGCGGGAGCTGAAGGGGTACAAGTGTTTTCTGATCTTGATGAGTTACTGCGTGTAAGTGAGGCTCATCCGCCTGAGTTAAGAATCAGGGTTGGGGAGCGTGGTGGTAAAACGGTGGAAGGTTTTGATTTGGGCAATTCTCCCTTTGACTTTACGCCAGAAGTTGTCAAGGGTAAGCGGATCTTTATGAGCACAACTAATGGCACGCGATCGCTCCAAAAAGTCCAAAATGCCAAGAGTGTATTAGCTTGCGCGATGATTAATCTCGGTTCTGTATTGAGCTATCTCCGTGAAACTAAGCCTGAAACTGTGTGGATCGTTGGTTCTGGCTGGGAAGGTAGTTATTCCCTCGAAGATACGACCTGTGCGGGTGCGATCGTTGCTAATCTTGAAAATGAAGCTGACTTTGGCAATGATGAGGCTGTTGCTGCGGCAACTCTCTATAAGGCTTGGAAGGGAGAGGTTGAGGAGCTATTTTATCAAGCAAGTCATGGCAAGCGGTTGTTAAACCTCAATGGTGCAGAAGATATTGCCTACTGTGCCAAAATTGATGTGGTTCAGGTACTACCTAAACAGTCAAGTGCAGGTTTGCTCGTTGCTGCTTAA
- a CDS encoding Uma2 family endonuclease, producing MIATTERRYSLEEYRAIAETSTEKCEYHDGEIITMTGGTATHSRISRNIVNFLDSNLEGTNFEAFNNDLRIWIPKYRCGVYPDAMVVDGQLQFHDGREDEILNPLLIVEVLSPSTQKYDRTDKFEMYRSIPSLSEYILVKQDRPFVERYRKQSNGWLFSDFVGLEDSILLDSINVELAMTKIYRNVIF from the coding sequence ATGATTGCCACTACTGAGCGCCGCTACAGTCTCGAAGAATATCGTGCGATCGCCGAAACCTCAACCGAAAAATGTGAATACCATGATGGAGAAATTATCACAATGACTGGCGGGACTGCTACACATAGTCGTATTAGTAGAAATATTGTCAATTTTTTGGATAGCAACCTAGAAGGGACTAACTTTGAAGCATTCAACAATGATTTACGAATATGGATTCCTAAGTATCGTTGTGGAGTATATCCCGATGCAATGGTTGTTGACGGTCAGTTACAGTTCCATGATGGACGTGAAGATGAAATTTTAAACCCCTTATTAATTGTTGAGGTGCTTTCGCCATCAACACAGAAATATGATCGTACTGACAAATTTGAGATGTATCGTTCTATTCCTAGTCTTAGCGAATACATTTTAGTTAAACAAGATCGACCATTTGTAGAACGTTATCGCAAACAATCAAATGGATGGTTATTTAGTGATTTTGTAGGCTTGGAGGATTCGATTTTGCTAGATTCGATCAATGTTGAATTAGCAATGACTAAAATTTATCGCAACGTTATTTTTTAA
- a CDS encoding Uma2 family endonuclease: MIATSERRYSIEEYRAIAETSTEKCEYHDGKIITMTGGTIKHSRICRNIVTLLDVKLVNTQFEPINSDLRLWIPEYRRGVYPDAMVFDGVIQLNGDRQDEVLNPILIVEVLSPSTEDHDRTDKFRMYRSIPSFCEYLLVRQNEPLVELYSKQSQGWLFSDFDSLESSISLNSVNIDLAMSEIYRGITF; this comes from the coding sequence ATGATTGCCACCAGTGAGCGCCGCTACAGCATCGAAGAATATCGTGCAATCGCCGAAACCTCAACTGAAAAATGTGAATACCATGACGGAAAAATTATCACGATGACAGGCGGAACAATTAAACACAGCCGTATTTGTAGAAATATTGTCACTCTTTTAGATGTCAAGCTTGTCAATACTCAATTTGAACCAATAAATAGCGACCTACGGCTTTGGATTCCTGAATATCGTCGTGGTGTATATCCTGATGCAATGGTTTTTGATGGAGTGATTCAACTCAATGGTGATCGCCAAGATGAAGTTCTCAATCCGATCTTAATTGTGGAAGTACTTTCCCCATCCACTGAAGACCATGATCGTACGGACAAATTTCGGATGTATCGCTCTATTCCTAGCTTTTGCGAATATCTATTGGTTAGACAAAATGAACCTTTAGTAGAACTTTATAGTAAGCAATCGCAAGGTTGGTTATTTAGTGATTTTGATAGTTTAGAGAGTTCGATTTCCCTAAATTCAGTAAATATTGATTTAGCAATGTCTGAAATTTATCGCGGTATCACATTTTAA
- a CDS encoding FTR1 family iron permease — protein MDFSAALPIFAITLREGVEAALVVGIVMAYLKKVDRSSLNPWVFGGIGTGILASFIVGIFLNWFVKQVENTEPMQAAFYGQLWQGVLGITAIAMLSWMLVWMTKNAKALKGEIEGQIGKAIANEKSAGWAVFTLILIAVLREGFEVVIFISAKLQGGIVPVIGAIAGLVGAVAIGIALFQFGIRINLQIFFQAMGVFLLLIVAGLVISAIGHLDKAVAAYAELSQISICLPAASATEMSSCLLGGLVWNVHDIFPDTQFPAILLKAMFGFRDRLFLGQAIAYFTFLASAGFLYFRSLTGKTMKNKLNIG, from the coding sequence ATGGATTTTAGTGCAGCCTTACCAATTTTTGCGATTACCCTACGGGAGGGAGTCGAAGCTGCCCTTGTGGTGGGAATTGTGATGGCATATCTTAAAAAGGTTGATCGCAGTTCGCTCAATCCTTGGGTATTTGGTGGTATTGGTACAGGAATATTAGCGAGTTTTATCGTAGGCATATTCCTCAATTGGTTTGTGAAACAGGTGGAAAATACTGAGCCGATGCAGGCAGCTTTTTATGGGCAATTGTGGCAGGGAGTTTTAGGTATCACCGCGATCGCCATGTTGAGTTGGATGTTGGTCTGGATGACCAAAAATGCCAAAGCCCTCAAGGGAGAAATCGAGGGGCAAATTGGCAAGGCGATCGCTAATGAAAAAAGTGCAGGTTGGGCAGTGTTTACGCTGATTTTAATTGCCGTATTGCGTGAAGGCTTTGAAGTCGTAATTTTTATTTCGGCAAAGCTGCAAGGGGGGATTGTGCCAGTTATCGGTGCGATCGCAGGTTTAGTTGGTGCAGTAGCGATCGGGATAGCGCTCTTTCAATTTGGAATTCGCATTAATCTCCAAATATTTTTTCAAGCGATGGGAGTTTTTCTCTTACTCATCGTTGCAGGACTAGTGATTAGTGCCATTGGACATCTCGATAAAGCCGTAGCCGCCTATGCTGAACTCTCACAAATTTCTATCTGTTTGCCTGCGGCTTCTGCTACGGAAATGAGTTCTTGTTTGCTCGGTGGTTTAGTTTGGAATGTCCATGATATTTTTCCTGACACTCAATTCCCTGCCATTCTCCTCAAAGCAATGTTTGGCTTCCGCGATCGCCTATTTCTAGGACAAGCGATCGCTTACTTCACATTCTTAGCCTCTGCGGGTTTCCTCTATTTCCGAAGCCTGACAGGAAAGACGATGAAAAACAAACTAAACATCGGATGA
- a CDS encoding uracil-DNA glycosylase, with amino-acid sequence MTDKEQMSLFDLAPSEVPITELPKANGVTETQTTKRTMRSNKNPAPAAIATVPVHEQFASLDELKAAACNCQKCPLAPTRTNVVVERGDRNAKILIIGEAPGEQEDLSGLPFVGKSGQLLDKILESVGFDTAKDVYICNTVKCRPPNNRVPTEVETTTCKPYLLEQIRLVDPKIILLTGATSLKSILGEKLGITKVRGKWYEWEGRLVMPIFHPSYLLRNQSREQGSPKWLTWQDIKAIKAKYLEIIGTNPVEEDEEF; translated from the coding sequence ATGACTGATAAAGAGCAAATGAGCCTGTTCGATTTGGCTCCATCGGAAGTACCCATCACCGAACTGCCCAAAGCCAATGGTGTGACTGAGACTCAGACCACAAAAAGGACTATGCGTTCTAATAAAAATCCTGCCCCTGCTGCCATTGCGACAGTACCAGTACATGAGCAATTTGCCAGTCTCGATGAACTAAAAGCCGCCGCTTGCAACTGTCAGAAATGTCCCCTTGCCCCAACTCGTACTAATGTTGTTGTTGAAAGGGGCGATCGCAATGCAAAAATCCTGATCATTGGTGAAGCCCCCGGTGAACAGGAGGACTTATCAGGGCTACCCTTTGTTGGCAAGTCGGGACAACTATTAGACAAAATTTTAGAATCCGTTGGGTTTGACACCGCTAAAGATGTCTATATTTGCAATACCGTCAAGTGTCGCCCTCCTAATAATCGCGTCCCCACGGAAGTCGAGACTACCACCTGCAAACCCTACCTATTAGAACAAATTCGCCTTGTCGATCCCAAAATTATTTTGCTCACAGGCGCAACCTCCCTCAAGTCCATTCTCGGCGAAAAATTAGGCATTACTAAAGTTCGCGGTAAATGGTATGAATGGGAAGGTCGCCTAGTGATGCCCATATTTCACCCCTCCTATTTGTTACGCAACCAAAGCCGTGAGCAGGGCAGTCCGAAGTGGTTAACATGGCAAGATATAAAAGCAATTAAAGCTAAGTATTTAGAAATCATAGGTACCAATCCAGTTGAGGAAGATGAGGAATTTTAG
- a CDS encoding DUF2288 domain-containing protein, giving the protein MSNVRADLAEMVDVALWEWLSPHAARARVILVGANLDLVDVGVALTEDNTQLVQSWIEDGWLRHPTAEELSAWNANKEKEFTSLVVPPFVLVKIDPISV; this is encoded by the coding sequence GTGAGTAATGTAAGAGCTGATTTAGCGGAGATGGTGGATGTGGCGCTGTGGGAATGGTTATCTCCCCATGCGGCTAGAGCAAGAGTAATTTTAGTTGGGGCAAATCTAGATCTCGTCGATGTGGGTGTTGCTTTAACTGAGGACAATACGCAGTTAGTCCAGTCATGGATCGAGGATGGCTGGTTGCGCCACCCCACGGCTGAGGAGCTAAGTGCTTGGAATGCCAACAAAGAAAAAGAGTTTACGAGTCTTGTTGTTCCGCCATTTGTGCTGGTAAAGATTGACCCTATTTCTGTATAG
- a CDS encoding P-loop NTPase fold protein: protein MDAEFSSEAQPMQQQMQQQMQQISFEEEAPEESDSAAEDIADPVIFARLESRVLSVAFSPDGRKIIAGLDDGTLQLFDAIFGKPIGKPFLGQGAVNSVAFSPDGKAIVSGGNDDVLRLWDLQGNQIGNSFKGHRGGSLVQSVAFSPDGKAIVSGSGDRTLRLWDLQGNQIGNPFKGHSIAVYSAAFSPDGKMIVSGSRDKTLRLWDLQGNQIGNPFLGHEDLVNSVAFSPDGKMIVSGSSDKTLRLWDLQNQIDNPFLGHGSSVNSVAFSPDGKAIISGSRDNTLRLWDLQGNQIGNLFLGHENIVNSVAFSPDGKAIVSGSDDYTIRLWTLDGNPIANLADRRRQIEIPQGVANDSAQGEDCLNVQDEIEAMATVLMLRSLQPPMAVAILGSWGSGKSFGMYLIQQRIEAIRRQELTRLQAWGDPNDFKDTHIMSPYVGHIYQISFNAWTYAKSDLWASLMQEIFYELNRQITLERQIGNFLSSPTTPQENKKKPESNSSEKLPSTRNIDRLIYNPFTNLKKTIQTRIKLSQTKIAIFSRQILNLWIFQFVLHLIVIFLLIILRPIFYFFVILTLHLFMFNLPIKDKFAIASTIDNFDFIAWLLEEFRAYYFPDDLKTSYKSWRKGIESVIEHLLFLILDGFPKRLKDSKKNLEKFKENLEEVKKSKNPKPATNPTPETDPYQQKKFEQALLNGGDFWRVLYLTNDEERRAFIESNDRLKEFKDWKDPTSNSNYLWNTLDQSKQKEQQRLKQQEQELQKKEQELQRQLKSAEAEVKQQLDNRKATALWTPIVKAITRLLFSKEEIEKYKNEIEKLAEAGKTTNETIALIRKVVTSWQGLIALFMMSLLIVLTLDPATRTAIFTATQNLLEQTGLASLFDRLIPTEAKNNFTELSNIIRDWFANFPQWMESIRTQIPSGLQIITAIAAAVTTLIPILKIINDYLNSVQKEQAKIQSDREFLLKQKQDKSENLVKEVAQLKLQVAEQKQRVGLTANYASLMDFVSDRLQVDDYGKRLGLMQQVKQDLAALSDRLTDWQHNREELKKFFPRGPARVVLYIDDLDRCPPDRVVEVLESVQLLLNTKLFIVVLGIDDRYIARALEQVYEGVLKRGGKPSGLDYLEKIIQIPYRMRPISSSMIDGYLRAQTKVAKPQAPSTSVETDDITPKTELQEEIQEAIAPLSDLNVEPPDVIKPEPSAIDTPEPLENPQNIQAKAFTDETTFLETIAQTIEFEESEFQLLVNCCKHVDITPRTAKRLINIYKIIQIIWSTRSKKTSTVLTDEDKRNKRIVTMSFLALSGRYPTYMRNLFEEIDVHFEENVKERAPLEIYLEELLEPIKPTATHSDRYAHREWRKFTSDIKRMLEPDQAQPTKLKIDREIFGLMLSFCFVGDIGYDPDDFESKV, encoded by the coding sequence ATGGATGCTGAATTTTCGTCAGAAGCGCAACCAATGCAGCAGCAGATGCAACAGCAAATGCAGCAAATATCTTTTGAAGAAGAAGCTCCTGAAGAATCTGACTCAGCAGCCGAGGATATCGCTGACCCCGTGATTTTTGCTCGCCTTGAGAGCAGGGTGTTATCAGTCGCATTCTCACCCGATGGGCGAAAGATAATTGCGGGGCTGGACGATGGCACTTTGCAACTATTTGATGCCATTTTTGGCAAACCCATCGGCAAACCTTTCCTAGGACAGGGGGCTGTTAATTCAGTAGCCTTTAGCCCCGATGGCAAGGCGATCGTTTCGGGCGGTAATGACGATGTACTGCGGTTGTGGGATTTGCAGGGCAACCAAATCGGCAATTCTTTCAAAGGGCATAGGGGTGGGTCTCTTGTTCAGTCAGTAGCCTTTAGCCCTGATGGCAAGGCGATCGTTTCAGGCAGCGGTGACAGGACTCTGCGGTTGTGGGATTTACAGGGCAACCAAATTGGCAATCCTTTCAAAGGGCATAGCATTGCCGTCTATTCAGCAGCCTTTAGCCCTGATGGTAAGATGATAGTCTCGGGGAGTCGTGACAAGACTCTGCGGTTGTGGGATTTGCAGGGTAACCAAATCGGCAATCCTTTCCTAGGACATGAGGATTTGGTCAATTCAGTAGCCTTTAGCCCTGATGGTAAGATGATCGTTTCGGGCAGCAGTGACAAGACTCTGCGGTTGTGGGATTTGCAGAACCAAATCGATAATCCTTTCCTAGGGCATGGGTCTAGTGTCAATTCAGTAGCTTTCAGTCCTGATGGCAAGGCGATCATCTCGGGGAGTCGTGACAATACGTTACGGTTGTGGGATTTACAGGGCAACCAAATCGGCAATCTTTTCCTAGGGCATGAGAATATTGTCAATTCAGTAGCTTTTAGCCCTGATGGCAAGGCGATCGTTTCGGGCAGTGATGACTACACGATTCGCCTGTGGACTTTAGATGGCAATCCGATCGCTAACTTGGCAGATCGCAGGAGACAGATCGAGATTCCTCAAGGTGTTGCCAACGATTCGGCGCAGGGTGAGGATTGCCTCAACGTTCAGGATGAAATTGAGGCTATGGCAACAGTGCTGATGCTCCGTAGTCTTCAACCACCAATGGCTGTGGCAATCTTGGGCAGTTGGGGGAGCGGGAAGTCCTTTGGAATGTATCTAATTCAGCAAAGGATCGAGGCAATTCGCAGGCAAGAACTCACTAGGCTACAAGCTTGGGGCGATCCAAACGATTTCAAGGACACCCACATTATGTCTCCCTATGTGGGTCACATCTATCAAATTAGCTTCAATGCTTGGACTTATGCCAAGTCCGACCTCTGGGCAAGCCTGATGCAAGAAATTTTCTACGAGTTAAACCGTCAAATTACGTTAGAACGGCAGATTGGTAATTTTCTAAGTTCCCCTACAACGCCTCAAGAGAATAAAAAAAAACCAGAATCTAACTCTTCAGAAAAATTGCCATCGACTCGAAATATAGATCGCCTTATCTATAATCCCTTCACGAATCTAAAGAAAACCATTCAAACAAGGATCAAGCTATCCCAAACAAAGATTGCGATATTCAGCCGACAAATCCTGAACCTCTGGATCTTTCAATTTGTTCTGCACCTTATCGTTATATTTCTGCTAATCATTCTTCGTCCTATTTTCTATTTTTTTGTTATTCTGACACTGCATTTATTTATGTTCAATCTCCCCATAAAAGATAAGTTCGCTATAGCATCAACTATTGACAATTTCGATTTTATCGCTTGGCTCCTCGAAGAGTTTAGAGCTTACTACTTCCCCGACGACTTAAAAACATCCTACAAATCTTGGCGTAAAGGGATTGAGTCCGTTATAGAACATTTATTATTTCTAATCCTTGATGGATTCCCTAAGCGTTTAAAAGATAGCAAAAAGAATTTAGAGAAATTCAAGGAGAATTTAGAAGAAGTCAAGAAAAGCAAAAATCCTAAACCTGCAACCAATCCTACCCCTGAAACTGATCCATACCAGCAGAAAAAGTTTGAGCAAGCCTTGCTAAATGGAGGCGACTTTTGGCGAGTACTTTACCTGACCAATGACGAAGAACGCAGAGCTTTTATTGAATCCAACGATCGCCTCAAAGAATTTAAAGACTGGAAAGACCCCACCTCAAATTCTAACTACTTGTGGAATACCCTCGATCAAAGCAAACAGAAAGAACAACAGCGTTTAAAACAGCAGGAGCAGGAACTCCAGAAAAAAGAACAAGAACTGCAACGCCAACTCAAAAGCGCCGAAGCAGAAGTAAAACAACAACTCGACAATCGCAAAGCGACAGCACTCTGGACACCGATTGTCAAAGCCATTACTCGGCTTCTATTTTCTAAAGAAGAAATTGAAAAATACAAAAATGAAATTGAAAAATTAGCCGAAGCTGGTAAAACCACCAATGAAACGATCGCTTTAATACGGAAAGTCGTGACCAGTTGGCAAGGCTTAATTGCCCTGTTCATGATGTCTTTATTGATCGTCCTCACCCTAGATCCCGCAACCCGCACCGCGATCTTCACCGCCACTCAAAACCTGCTAGAACAAACTGGCTTAGCAAGCCTATTCGATCGCCTAATTCCCACTGAAGCAAAAAACAACTTCACTGAACTCAGCAACATAATTCGTGACTGGTTCGCCAATTTCCCTCAATGGATGGAATCAATCCGCACTCAAATTCCATCAGGTTTACAAATAATCACCGCGATCGCCGCAGCCGTCACTACCCTCATCCCGATCCTCAAAATCATCAACGATTATCTCAACTCCGTTCAAAAAGAACAGGCAAAAATTCAAAGCGATCGCGAGTTCTTACTCAAACAAAAACAGGACAAATCCGAAAACCTTGTCAAAGAAGTTGCCCAACTCAAGCTCCAAGTCGCAGAACAAAAACAGCGTGTAGGACTCACCGCCAACTATGCATCACTCATGGACTTTGTAAGCGATCGGCTCCAAGTTGACGACTATGGCAAACGGCTAGGACTAATGCAACAGGTCAAGCAAGATCTCGCCGCCCTCTCCGATCGCCTCACCGATTGGCAACATAACCGCGAAGAATTAAAAAAGTTCTTCCCAAGAGGTCCTGCAAGAGTCGTTCTCTACATCGATGACTTAGATCGTTGCCCACCCGATCGCGTTGTCGAAGTCCTAGAATCAGTCCAACTCCTGCTCAACACCAAACTATTCATTGTCGTATTAGGCATTGATGATCGCTATATCGCCCGTGCCTTAGAACAAGTCTACGAAGGCGTTCTCAAGCGTGGCGGCAAACCCTCTGGACTTGACTATCTCGAAAAAATCATCCAGATTCCCTATCGAATGCGACCCATTTCATCCTCAATGATTGACGGTTACCTTCGCGCCCAAACAAAAGTAGCTAAGCCCCAAGCCCCATCAACATCTGTTGAAACTGACGACATCACCCCAAAAACGGAACTACAGGAAGAAATACAAGAAGCGATCGCACCTTTATCCGATCTAAATGTTGAACCACCTGATGTTATCAAACCTGAGCCATCCGCGATCGACACCCCAGAACCATTAGAAAATCCACAAAACATACAAGCCAAAGCTTTCACGGATGAAACTACATTCCTTGAAACCATCGCCCAAACCATCGAATTTGAAGAATCAGAGTTTCAACTATTAGTAAACTGTTGCAAACACGTAGATATCACCCCTCGCACTGCCAAACGGCTGATCAACATCTACAAAATTATCCAAATTATCTGGTCAACACGCAGTAAAAAAACATCAACAGTCCTCACAGATGAAGACAAGCGCAACAAGCGTATCGTCACTATGTCATTTCTAGCGCTCTCAGGTCGATACCCCACCTATATGCGAAACCTATTTGAAGAAATTGACGTACACTTTGAAGAGAATGTGAAAGAACGCGCTCCCCTTGAAATTTATCTAGAAGAACTACTTGAACCCATCAAGCCCACAGCTACACATAGCGATCGCTATGCCCACCGAGAATGGCGCAAATTTACCAGCGATATCAAACGAATGCTCGAACCTGATCAAGCTCAACCCACCAAACTCAAAATTGATCGCGAAATTTTTGGATTGATGCTGTCTTTTTGCTTTGTCGGTGATATCGGCTACGATCCCGATGATTTCGAGTCAAAGGTCTAG
- a CDS encoding PIN domain-containing protein, with protein MTEVLVDTSALIAFFVGSEKHHLAVKNYFLSNPDSKWVILSTVFDETVTWLRVKISIRDSIAVGRLLRQEHRYVALSEAE; from the coding sequence ATGACAGAAGTTTTAGTTGATACGTCAGCGCTGATTGCTTTTTTTGTTGGCTCCGAGAAGCATCACCTAGCTGTAAAAAACTATTTCTTATCCAATCCTGATTCAAAATGGGTAATTCTCTCAACAGTTTTTGATGAGACGGTGACATGGCTCCGAGTGAAGATTTCAATTCGCGATTCCATTGCTGTTGGGAGGTTATTACGTCAAGAGCATCGTTATGTCGCTTTATCAGAAGCGGAATGA
- a CDS encoding esterase/lipase family protein yields MTTTNIILAGYLAGASDYIPIAKKLEKKNLAATVVPLKWWDWVPTVGGRSIAPILEKLDQTVNQELAKTGASKVNIIAHSAGGWLSRIYLGDRPYYDKVWDARSKVAKLVCLGTPQRSLEPWSLPNLGFVNNNYPDAFYDDIEYICVAGNAVQGKKSTPKKWLAYSSYELTIGQGNVWGDGIIPIEAAYLDGAKNMAIDGVYHSPRSGKWYGSQEVVDIWAEYL; encoded by the coding sequence ATGACTACTACCAATATTATTCTGGCGGGATATCTTGCGGGTGCATCTGATTACATACCGATCGCTAAGAAATTAGAAAAGAAAAATTTAGCTGCTACCGTCGTACCCTTGAAATGGTGGGACTGGGTTCCGACGGTGGGCGGGCGATCAATCGCACCGATCTTAGAAAAGCTCGACCAAACCGTAAATCAAGAATTAGCCAAAACTGGGGCATCAAAAGTTAATATCATTGCCCATTCCGCAGGGGGCTGGCTCTCACGAATTTATCTAGGCGATCGCCCCTATTACGACAAAGTTTGGGATGCGCGTTCTAAGGTTGCCAAACTGGTTTGTCTGGGAACTCCTCAACGTAGTCTCGAACCTTGGTCACTGCCAAATTTAGGTTTTGTCAATAACAATTATCCTGATGCTTTTTATGATGATATTGAATATATCTGTGTGGCAGGAAATGCGGTACAGGGCAAAAAATCTACACCAAAAAAATGGCTTGCCTATAGTAGTTACGAACTCACGATTGGGCAAGGCAATGTATGGGGCGATGGGATAATTCCGATTGAGGCGGCTTATTTGGATGGAGCGAAAAATATGGCGATCGATGGGGTGTATCATTCTCCGCGATCGGGTAAGTGGTATGGCTCTCAAGAGGTGGTTGATATCTGGGCAGAGTATCTATAA
- a CDS encoding Uma2 family endonuclease codes for MLQTKPKPQPEIRIEQPLITWEQFKLIQRGFADARRIRLAYYDGILEIVSTSVDHELIKTIIGALLELYFLEMEIEFFPMGQATQEKVEQVSLQPDESYSFGSPKKIPDLAIEVILTSGNTEKLKKYYLLGVPEVWLWEDGVLDIYHLDTQSDRQYCKSSTSKFLPNLDMATLQRCILSASPLEALKTFRQSFRSNL; via the coding sequence ATGCTGCAAACCAAACCGAAACCCCAACCTGAAATTAGAATTGAGCAGCCCTTAATCACATGGGAACAATTCAAGCTAATTCAACGGGGTTTTGCAGATGCTAGGAGAATTCGACTAGCCTATTACGATGGAATTTTAGAAATTGTGTCCACCTCAGTCGATCATGAGCTAATTAAAACGATTATTGGCGCATTGTTGGAATTATATTTTTTAGAAATGGAAATTGAGTTTTTCCCGATGGGGCAAGCCACTCAGGAAAAAGTAGAACAAGTCTCTTTGCAACCCGATGAATCCTATAGCTTTGGTAGCCCCAAAAAGATTCCCGATCTCGCCATCGAAGTAATTTTGACCAGTGGCAATACTGAGAAATTAAAGAAATATTATTTACTCGGAGTCCCTGAAGTTTGGCTATGGGAAGACGGCGTTCTTGATATTTATCATCTAGATACTCAAAGCGATCGCCAATACTGCAAATCCTCAACTAGCAAATTTCTGCCCAATCTCGACATGGCAACATTACAGCGCTGTATTCTAAGTGCATCACCCCTTGAAGCCTTGAAGACATTTCGGCAATCATTTCGCTCAAACCTATGA
- a CDS encoding glycosyltransferase family 2 protein encodes MVNMWSIIIPTYNRLPILQKCLQAMEAQDFTQPYEIVVVDDGSTDGTVEFLQSHPDQFPHVRLFQQNHEGAAIARNTGIDVAQGDIIVFIDSDLVVTPVFLSSHAKALAGSDRAFTYGRVINTSNFENPTSEPIKITDLSNAFFATGNVAIAKHWLIEAGKFDTSFRQYGWEDLELGVRLKNLGLKLIKCPDAVGYHWHPAFTIEQLPRLVDVEAQRGRMGVVFYQKHPTWEVKMMIQMTWIHVVLWGVLSLGGLLNERSLRPLLQWLINQGKPQLALEIARIFLNWYNVKGVYAAYRESIN; translated from the coding sequence ATGGTTAATATGTGGTCAATTATTATCCCAACTTACAACCGCTTACCTATCTTGCAAAAATGTTTGCAAGCGATGGAAGCCCAAGATTTTACGCAGCCCTACGAAATTGTGGTCGTTGATGATGGCTCTACTGATGGCACTGTAGAGTTTTTGCAAAGTCATCCTGACCAATTCCCTCATGTGCGTTTGTTTCAGCAAAATCATGAGGGTGCGGCGATCGCTAGAAATACGGGTATCGATGTAGCCCAAGGCGACATAATTGTATTTATTGATAGCGATCTGGTCGTTACACCTGTATTTTTATCGTCCCATGCGAAAGCTCTAGCAGGTAGCGATCGCGCTTTTACCTATGGGCGGGTGATCAATACCAGCAATTTTGAAAATCCCACCTCGGAACCAATCAAGATTACCGATCTATCCAATGCTTTTTTTGCGACGGGGAATGTGGCGATCGCCAAGCATTGGTTAATTGAGGCAGGAAAGTTTGATACTAGCTTCCGTCAGTATGGCTGGGAAGATTTAGAACTGGGTGTGCGGCTGAAAAATTTAGGTTTAAAACTGATTAAATGTCCCGATGCGGTTGGCTATCATTGGCATCCTGCATTTACGATTGAGCAATTACCAAGACTTGTCGATGTGGAAGCTCAGCGTGGACGCATGGGTGTGGTGTTTTATCAAAAGCATCCCACATGGGAAGTGAAGATGATGATCCAGATGACATGGATTCATGTGGTGTTGTGGGGCGTATTGTCGCTCGGTGGTTTACTAAATGAGCGATCGCTACGTCCATTACTGCAATGGCTGATCAATCAAGGCAAGCCCCAACTCGCCCTCGAAATCGCTAGAATTTTCTTAAATTGGTACAACGTCAAGGGTGTATACGCCGCTTATCGAGAATCCATTAATTAA